A stretch of Gymnodinialimonas phycosphaerae DNA encodes these proteins:
- the mltA gene encoding murein transglycosylase A, which produces MADEPVQLLDFDDLDGWAVDDHSAALSVFRNTCRDLDGSDWQALCRVAETAPDARTFFELFFRPVLIGGEDPALFTGYFEPELSGSRTRTSRYRFPVYRMPPEASGRWLSREQIEESRVLEGRGLEIAWVDDAVELFFLQIQGSGRISLAGGGVIRVGYAGRNGHEYRSVGQELVRRGVYQAHQVSAQIIQAWVRRNPTAGRDLLHHNPSYVFFREVDITDPALGPLGAMNRNITPHRTIAVDPDYTPLGAPVWIEKGGDGPIHRLMIAQDTGGAIQGPQRADIFFGYGDEAGEAAGVIRDPGRMVVLLPIERAYQLIPDA; this is translated from the coding sequence ATGGCGGATGAACCCGTGCAGCTTCTGGACTTTGACGATCTGGATGGATGGGCCGTGGATGATCATTCCGCGGCCCTCTCCGTATTTCGCAACACGTGCAGGGACTTGGACGGCTCTGATTGGCAGGCGCTGTGTCGCGTTGCCGAAACCGCCCCCGATGCGCGCACCTTTTTTGAATTGTTTTTCCGACCCGTTCTGATCGGCGGCGAAGACCCCGCGCTGTTCACCGGCTATTTTGAACCCGAACTCAGCGGATCGCGCACCCGCACCAGCCGCTACCGTTTCCCAGTCTATCGCATGCCGCCCGAAGCCTCGGGCCGCTGGTTGTCGCGTGAACAAATCGAAGAGTCCCGCGTCTTGGAAGGCCGGGGCTTGGAAATCGCTTGGGTCGACGATGCGGTAGAATTGTTTTTCCTGCAAATTCAAGGATCTGGCCGCATCAGCCTTGCGGGCGGTGGGGTGATCCGCGTGGGCTATGCCGGGCGAAATGGCCACGAATACCGCTCTGTCGGGCAGGAACTCGTGCGCCGGGGCGTTTACCAGGCGCACCAGGTCTCGGCTCAAATCATTCAGGCTTGGGTGCGTCGTAATCCTACCGCCGGGCGGGATCTGCTGCATCATAACCCCAGCTATGTGTTCTTTCGGGAGGTCGATATCACCGACCCTGCGCTTGGCCCCCTTGGCGCGATGAACCGTAACATCACCCCGCACCGCACGATTGCAGTGGATCCGGACTACACCCCCCTGGGCGCACCTGTCTGGATCGAGAAGGGCGGCGATGGCCCGATCCATCGCCTGATGATTGCCCAAGACACCGGCGGCGCGATTCAGGGTCCGCAGCGGGCGGATATCTTCTTTGGATACGGGGACGAGGCGGGTGAAGCCGCCGGCGTGATCCGCGACCCGGGTCGGATGGTCGTGCTTCTGCCGATCGAGCGCGCCTACCAGTTGATCCCGGACGCCTGA
- the hslU gene encoding ATP-dependent protease ATPase subunit HslU: MSDLTPREIVSELDRFIIGQKDAKRAVAVALRNRWRRKQLGDDLRDEVYPKNILMIGPTGVGKTEISRRLAKLAKAPFIKVEATKFTEVGYVGRDVEQIIRDLVDAAQVMIRENMREEVKAKAHDMAEERVIEALAGKDAREQTREMFRKKLRAGELDDTVIELEVADTSNPLGGFEIPGQPGGMGGMGAGMMNLGDLFKGMGGRTVKKRLSVAASYDLLIEEEADKLLDAETLTKEALRAVEQSGIVFLDEIDKVCARSDARGGDVSREGVQRDLLPLIEGTTVSTKHGPVKTDHILFIASGAFHIAKPSDLLPELQGRLPIRVNLRPLTEDDFVRILTETDNALTRQYTALMATEEVTVEFTDDGIKALAHIAAEVNESIENIGARRLYTVLERVFEELSFTAPDRAGDAVQVDAAFVEENLGELTRSADLSRYVL; encoded by the coding sequence ATGAGCGATCTTACCCCCCGCGAAATCGTGTCCGAACTGGACCGCTTCATCATCGGTCAAAAGGACGCCAAGCGGGCCGTCGCCGTGGCCCTGCGCAACCGCTGGCGGCGCAAGCAGTTGGGCGATGACCTGCGCGATGAGGTTTATCCAAAAAACATCCTGATGATCGGGCCCACGGGTGTCGGCAAGACCGAGATTTCCCGCCGCCTGGCAAAACTGGCGAAAGCGCCCTTCATCAAGGTGGAGGCCACGAAATTTACAGAGGTCGGCTATGTTGGCCGCGATGTGGAGCAGATCATTCGCGATCTGGTGGACGCCGCGCAGGTGATGATCCGCGAGAATATGCGCGAAGAAGTGAAGGCCAAAGCCCACGACATGGCGGAGGAGCGGGTGATTGAAGCGCTGGCCGGGAAGGACGCCCGCGAGCAGACCCGCGAGATGTTCCGCAAGAAGCTCCGCGCCGGAGAGTTGGACGACACGGTGATCGAACTGGAGGTCGCTGACACCTCGAACCCCCTTGGCGGGTTCGAAATCCCCGGTCAGCCCGGCGGCATGGGGGGCATGGGTGCAGGCATGATGAACCTCGGCGATCTGTTCAAAGGCATGGGCGGGCGCACGGTGAAAAAGCGCCTGAGCGTTGCCGCCAGCTATGATCTGCTGATCGAGGAAGAGGCCGACAAACTACTGGATGCAGAAACCTTGACCAAAGAAGCCCTGCGCGCTGTAGAGCAGAGCGGCATCGTGTTCCTGGATGAGATCGACAAGGTCTGCGCACGGTCAGACGCGCGCGGTGGCGATGTCTCTCGCGAGGGAGTCCAGCGTGATCTGCTTCCACTGATCGAAGGGACGACGGTCTCGACCAAGCATGGGCCGGTGAAGACCGACCATATCCTGTTCATTGCCAGCGGCGCGTTTCACATCGCCAAGCCGTCTGACTTGTTACCGGAATTGCAGGGTCGCCTTCCGATCCGTGTGAACCTGCGACCCCTGACAGAGGATGATTTCGTCCGCATCCTGACCGAAACCGATAACGCCCTGACCCGACAATACACCGCCCTGATGGCGACCGAAGAGGTCACGGTTGAATTCACCGACGACGGGATCAAGGCCCTTGCGCATATCGCGGCTGAGGTGAACGAGAGCATCGAGAATATCGGCGCGCGCAGGCTATACACCGTGTTGGAAAGGGTCTTCGAAGAACTGAGCTTCACCGCGCCTGACCGTGCGGGCGATGCCGTTCAGGTTGACGCGGCGTTCGTTGAAGAGAACCTCGGCGAATTGACGCGCAGCGCAGATCTTAGCCGCTACGTTTTGTGA
- a CDS encoding FxsA family protein, producing MWLFFVFIAIPLIEIGLFIQVGGWLGLWPTLLIVVVTAIAGTALVKSQGAQALAQLKNSFDDLRDPTEPLAHGAMILFSGALLLTPGFFTDFVGFALLVPAVRRFVLKKIKERVTVQTVRTDRGWQPQDETIIEGTYVSDENDQPSGPSGWRRD from the coding sequence ATGTGGCTGTTCTTTGTGTTCATCGCGATCCCGCTGATCGAGATTGGCTTGTTCATTCAGGTGGGCGGCTGGTTGGGCCTTTGGCCGACGTTGTTGATTGTGGTTGTAACCGCGATTGCAGGAACGGCCCTGGTAAAAAGCCAGGGCGCGCAAGCCTTGGCGCAACTGAAGAACAGTTTCGACGATTTGCGTGACCCGACCGAGCCTTTGGCCCACGGCGCGATGATCCTTTTTTCCGGCGCGCTTCTGCTAACGCCCGGGTTTTTCACTGATTTCGTCGGTTTTGCGCTTCTGGTGCCGGCAGTGCGTCGGTTTGTTCTGAAAAAGATCAAGGAGCGGGTCACCGTGCAGACCGTCCGCACGGATCGCGGATGGCAGCCGCAAGATGAGACAATCATCGAGGGCACCTACGTATCTGACGAGAATGACCAGCCATCCGGCCCCTCAGGCTGGCGCAGGGATTGA
- the dnaQ gene encoding DNA polymerase III subunit epsilon: MREIVLDTETTGLNPYDNPRHRIVEIGAVEVFNQVPTGKTYHQYIQPERNMPTEAFEVHGIGEDFLADKPVFAAIAEDFLAFVGDAKLVIHNAEFDMRFLNAELEWAGKCTLPLEQALDTLKIARRKFPGSPASLDALCRRFGIDNSAREKHGALLDSEILAEVYLELTGGKQPDFALSQNKSSVTQQQDDNWRPRPRPNPLPSRLTDMEKAAHAAFVDALGDETVWSKLR; the protein is encoded by the coding sequence ATGCGTGAAATCGTCCTCGACACGGAAACCACGGGCCTTAACCCCTATGACAATCCGCGCCACCGAATTGTCGAGATCGGTGCTGTTGAGGTGTTCAACCAGGTCCCGACCGGCAAGACCTATCATCAATATATCCAACCCGAGCGGAACATGCCGACAGAAGCATTCGAGGTGCACGGTATCGGCGAGGATTTTCTTGCCGACAAACCGGTTTTCGCAGCAATCGCCGAGGACTTCCTGGCTTTCGTAGGGGACGCCAAACTGGTGATCCACAACGCCGAATTCGACATGCGCTTTTTGAACGCAGAGCTTGAATGGGCCGGAAAGTGCACTCTGCCCCTTGAGCAGGCGCTTGATACCCTCAAGATCGCACGCCGCAAATTCCCCGGATCTCCTGCATCCCTCGATGCCCTATGCCGCCGCTTCGGGATCGATAACTCCGCCCGCGAAAAGCACGGTGCATTGCTTGATTCCGAGATCCTTGCCGAAGTTTACCTTGAGCTGACGGGTGGCAAGCAGCCGGATTTCGCCCTGTCGCAGAACAAATCCAGCGTCACCCAACAGCAGGATGACAATTGGCGTCCCCGTCCCCGCCCCAATCCGCTTCCATCCCGTCTGACGGACATGGAAAAGGCCGCTCACGCGGCCTTTGTCGATGCTTTGGGGGATGAAACCGTCTGGTCCAAACTGCGCTAG
- the coaE gene encoding dephospho-CoA kinase (Dephospho-CoA kinase (CoaE) performs the final step in coenzyme A biosynthesis.) produces the protein MSVVLGLTGSIGMGKSTTAAMFRDLGVPVWDADATVHKLYAAGGAAVAPIAALIPDAIRNGAVDRTVLRAAIAQDPSLLKQIEARVHPLVADDRAAFRAAHANAPLIALDIPLLFETGGDAACDATLVVTTSPEEQRRRVLVRGTSADTLDDLLSRQMPDAEKRARATYVIKTDTLDGTRKAVAHLVSELTRNT, from the coding sequence ATGAGCGTCGTTCTTGGCCTGACCGGCTCCATCGGCATGGGAAAAAGCACGACGGCGGCAATGTTTCGGGATCTGGGCGTCCCGGTATGGGACGCCGACGCCACGGTGCACAAGCTCTATGCTGCGGGTGGCGCCGCGGTCGCACCGATTGCCGCCCTGATCCCGGATGCCATCCGGAATGGTGCCGTCGATCGTACCGTTTTGCGCGCCGCCATTGCCCAGGATCCAAGCCTTTTGAAGCAGATCGAAGCCCGTGTGCACCCGCTTGTCGCCGATGACCGTGCCGCGTTCCGCGCCGCCCATGCAAACGCCCCGCTTATCGCCCTTGATATCCCTCTTCTGTTTGAGACGGGCGGTGATGCCGCCTGCGATGCGACGCTGGTCGTAACCACTTCGCCCGAGGAGCAACGCCGTCGCGTCCTTGTGCGCGGCACGTCGGCAGATACCCTTGATGATCTTCTCTCGCGCCAAATGCCCGACGCCGAAAAACGCGCCCGCGCCACCTATGTTATCAAGACGGACACACTGGACGGCACCCGTAAAGCCGTGGCACATCTGGTGTCTGAACTGACCAGGAACACATGA
- the rho gene encoding transcription termination factor Rho produces the protein MTVETLRLADLKAKTAKDLLPMAEELEIENASTMRKGDMMFEILRERAEEGWEISGDGVLEVLQDGFGFLRSPEANYLAGPDDIYVSPEMIRQHSLRTGDTVEGVMSAPKENERYFCLVNVTQINFGDPAQAKHKVAFENLTPLYPDERMTMEIEDPTIKDRSARIIDLVSPIGKGQRSLIVAPPRTGKTVLLQNIAHSIETNHPECFLIVLLIDERPEEVTDMQRSVKGEVISSTFDEPATRHVAVSEMVIEKAKRLVEHKRDVVILLDSITRLGRAFNTVVPSSGKVLTGGVDANALQRPKRFFGAARNIEEGGSLTIIATALIDTGSRMDEVIFEEFKGTGNSEIVLDRKIADKRVYPAMDILKSGTRKEDLLVDKGDLQKTFVLRRILNPMGTTDAIEFLISKLKQTKTNAEFFDSMNT, from the coding sequence ATGACAGTAGAAACGCTTCGTCTTGCAGACTTGAAAGCGAAAACCGCCAAAGACCTTTTGCCGATGGCAGAAGAGCTTGAGATCGAGAACGCCTCCACCATGCGGAAGGGAGACATGATGTTCGAGATCCTCCGAGAGCGGGCCGAGGAAGGTTGGGAGATTTCCGGCGATGGCGTGTTGGAGGTTTTGCAGGATGGCTTCGGTTTTCTGAGAAGCCCGGAAGCGAACTACCTGGCGGGTCCAGATGATATTTACGTATCGCCTGAAATGATCCGCCAGCATTCCTTGCGTACAGGCGATACGGTCGAGGGCGTGATGTCAGCGCCCAAAGAGAATGAGCGGTATTTTTGCCTGGTCAATGTCACGCAGATCAACTTTGGCGATCCGGCGCAGGCAAAGCACAAGGTAGCGTTTGAAAACCTGACGCCGCTCTATCCCGATGAGCGGATGACCATGGAGATCGAAGATCCGACGATCAAGGATCGCTCGGCACGGATCATTGACCTGGTGTCTCCGATCGGCAAGGGCCAGCGGAGCTTGATTGTGGCGCCGCCGCGCACAGGTAAGACAGTGCTGCTGCAAAATATCGCCCATTCTATCGAGACCAATCACCCCGAGTGTTTCCTGATCGTTCTTCTGATCGACGAGCGCCCGGAAGAGGTGACGGACATGCAGAGATCCGTTAAGGGCGAGGTGATTTCCTCGACGTTTGACGAGCCTGCGACGCGTCACGTGGCGGTGTCTGAAATGGTGATCGAGAAAGCCAAGCGATTGGTGGAACATAAGCGGGATGTTGTGATCTTGCTTGATTCGATCACGCGTTTAGGCCGCGCGTTCAACACCGTGGTGCCGTCGTCCGGCAAGGTTTTGACCGGTGGTGTGGATGCGAACGCCCTGCAACGGCCGAAGCGTTTCTTTGGTGCGGCGCGGAATATCGAAGAAGGTGGCTCGCTCACGATCATCGCGACGGCTTTGATTGATACCGGTAGCCGGATGGACGAAGTGATCTTCGAAGAATTCAAGGGCACCGGCAACAGCGAGATCGTTCTTGATCGCAAGATTGCAGACAAGCGCGTGTATCCGGCGATGGATATCCTTAAGTCTGGTACTCGGAAAGAAGATCTGTTGGTCGACAAGGGTGATTTGCAGAAGACATTTGTGTTGCGGCGGATCCTGAACCCGATGGGGACGACGGATGCGATCGAATTTCTGATTTCGAAGTTGAAACAGACCAAGACGAACGCGGAATTCTTCGATTCCATGAACACCTGA
- a CDS encoding Maf family protein, whose amino-acid sequence MSHLILASSSPIRRVMLQNAGIRFESSPVRIDEDAIRQSLVADQASPRDIADALAEFKARKAAEKWPTSLTLGSDQILALRGEVFAKPNDREDAAKHLRRLSGQTHHLYSAAVIYEDAKPVWRTVGSARLSMHTLTDSEIDVYLDQAWPEVSGCVGAYQAEALGAQLFSRIDGDWFSVLGLPLLQVLSYLRMRGMLVP is encoded by the coding sequence ATGTCTCACCTCATTCTTGCCTCATCCTCGCCAATACGGCGCGTCATGCTCCAAAATGCGGGCATTCGGTTCGAATCATCGCCCGTTCGAATCGATGAGGATGCCATCCGCCAATCTCTTGTGGCAGATCAGGCCTCGCCCCGTGACATCGCCGATGCCTTGGCTGAGTTCAAAGCCCGAAAAGCCGCCGAGAAGTGGCCGACGTCTCTTACGCTTGGCTCGGACCAGATCCTTGCGTTGAGAGGTGAAGTCTTCGCCAAGCCCAACGATAGAGAGGACGCGGCAAAGCATCTTCGTCGCCTCTCTGGTCAGACCCATCACCTCTATTCAGCAGCCGTGATCTATGAGGATGCCAAACCCGTTTGGCGCACTGTGGGCTCAGCACGGCTGTCCATGCATACGCTGACCGATAGCGAAATCGACGTCTACCTTGACCAGGCCTGGCCCGAGGTTTCGGGCTGTGTCGGCGCGTATCAAGCCGAAGCCCTTGGTGCGCAGCTCTTCTCTCGTATCGATGGGGATTGGTTTTCCGTTCTTGGCCTGCCTTTGTTACAGGTCTTGTCCTATCTTCGAATGCGCGGGATGCTGGTACCATGA
- a CDS encoding Tim44/TimA family putative adaptor protein, with product MNSSLLSLLVLAGIAIFLILRLRSVLGTRDGFEKPPVTSGSGRSDVRRDFEVIEGGPDDDIIDHVDDGSDSAKALAAMKMAEPGFRVGEFLGGARQAYEMILMAFERGDKEGLRPFLAPDVLETFETVIDQRHEQGLTIEAEFIGVREISLQEATFDRATGVGEVTVRFVGELTSVVRNADGEIIEGDRTEIKRQRDVWTFARTMGSDDPNWALVATDG from the coding sequence ATGAACTCCTCCCTTTTGTCCTTGCTGGTGCTGGCTGGCATCGCGATCTTCCTGATTTTGCGCCTGCGCTCAGTGCTCGGTACACGGGATGGCTTTGAAAAGCCCCCTGTTACCTCCGGCAGTGGGCGCTCTGATGTGCGCCGAGATTTCGAGGTGATCGAAGGCGGTCCCGACGATGATATCATCGACCATGTCGATGATGGCTCGGACAGCGCCAAGGCGCTTGCTGCCATGAAGATGGCGGAACCCGGCTTTCGCGTTGGCGAATTCCTGGGCGGTGCCCGTCAAGCCTATGAAATGATCCTGATGGCGTTCGAGCGCGGGGATAAAGAGGGCCTTCGCCCGTTCCTGGCCCCTGATGTGCTTGAAACCTTCGAGACGGTCATCGACCAACGACACGAGCAAGGCCTTACGATTGAGGCCGAGTTCATTGGCGTGCGAGAGATTTCGCTGCAAGAGGCCACGTTTGACCGCGCCACTGGCGTTGGGGAAGTCACCGTCCGCTTCGTGGGTGAGTTGACCAGTGTCGTGCGTAACGCTGACGGTGAGATCATCGAAGGTGATAGGACCGAGATCAAGCGCCAGCGCGATGTCTGGACCTTTGCGCGCACCATGGGTTCCGACGATCCGAACTGGGCCTTGGTGGCCACCGACGGATGA
- a CDS encoding Smr/MutS family protein: MARRGKRGLSDDDKALWNRVAATATPMDRSGAPKITEDTPSKKPTLGPKPTTTANRLPAFRVGEKASFNQGPVNHAPSLSVQLAHAPVRMDHGTHKRMTRGKLKPEGRIDLHGMTLSEAHPALISFIFHSHEMERRLVLVITGKGKDRDSGGPIPIRRGILKHQIPNWLTSPPLGAMILDIREAHQRHGGAGAYYVYLKRKR; encoded by the coding sequence ATGGCGCGGCGCGGAAAACGTGGCCTGTCGGATGACGACAAGGCCCTGTGGAACCGAGTTGCCGCGACGGCGACCCCGATGGACCGCAGCGGCGCGCCAAAGATTACCGAAGACACCCCATCAAAGAAGCCAACGCTAGGTCCCAAACCCACCACGACCGCAAACCGCCTGCCCGCGTTTCGCGTCGGTGAGAAGGCTTCCTTCAACCAAGGCCCCGTCAACCACGCCCCAAGTCTTTCCGTACAGCTTGCCCACGCCCCCGTGCGCATGGATCATGGCACCCACAAACGGATGACGCGGGGCAAGTTGAAGCCCGAGGGGCGCATCGACCTTCACGGCATGACCTTGTCCGAGGCCCATCCCGCCCTGATCAGTTTCATCTTCCATTCCCATGAAATGGAGCGCCGTCTGGTGCTGGTCATTACCGGCAAGGGCAAGGATCGCGATAGCGGCGGTCCGATCCCGATCCGTCGGGGGATCCTGAAACATCAGATTCCGAACTGGCTGACGTCCCCTCCTTTGGGCGCGATGATCCTCGATATCCGCGAGGCGCATCAGCGCCATGGGGGCGCCGGGGCCTATTACGTCTACCTCAAGCGGAAGCGCTAG
- a CDS encoding alpha/beta hydrolase, with protein sequence MTHAPLTRRSLLCGVAALPLAGCLTVPDVLIVPEAASVGTNETVFMATNRIFAGGRFQDERQESLSFTQFAISVPPDRDSGAVEPGRVRRGGPDLRTDFVASSGDHLGNATTFRAALRAEAQRKGTREVMVFVHGFNSTVGTGLYRTAQIRHDFEIPGVALHYAWPSAGHPLGYAYDRDSALFARDGLEALLTEVVAAGLDIVLMAHSLGSGVVMEVLRQLRIGGRDAVMNRINGVILFSPDIDVDVFRAQAARVGHLPQPFVIFTSQRDRALRISARITGLRERVGNLSVPDQVADFEVTLIDVSAFEGGVRDPLNHFAGATSPAVVQILREVAQVNNAFERDITQQTGLLPGTILTIQNATQILLSPVNLR encoded by the coding sequence ATGACACATGCGCCCCTCACCCGCCGGTCGCTTCTTTGTGGCGTCGCCGCCCTACCTTTGGCGGGGTGCCTGACGGTACCGGACGTCCTGATTGTGCCCGAAGCGGCCAGCGTCGGCACAAATGAGACCGTTTTCATGGCCACCAACCGGATCTTTGCCGGTGGGCGGTTTCAGGATGAGCGGCAAGAGAGCCTATCCTTCACTCAATTCGCGATCTCCGTGCCGCCGGATCGTGACTCGGGCGCGGTCGAGCCCGGCCGCGTTCGGCGCGGCGGGCCTGATCTTCGCACCGATTTCGTGGCCAGTTCAGGCGATCACCTTGGCAATGCCACGACCTTTCGCGCGGCATTGAGGGCAGAAGCCCAGCGTAAAGGCACGCGGGAGGTCATGGTTTTCGTCCACGGGTTCAACAGCACCGTGGGGACCGGCCTATATCGAACCGCGCAGATCCGCCATGATTTCGAGATCCCCGGCGTCGCTTTGCACTATGCCTGGCCCAGCGCCGGACACCCCTTGGGATATGCCTACGACCGCGATTCGGCTCTGTTTGCACGGGACGGGTTGGAGGCTTTGTTGACCGAAGTCGTCGCCGCAGGCCTAGATATCGTGTTGATGGCACATTCCCTTGGATCCGGGGTTGTCATGGAGGTGCTGCGCCAACTGCGGATCGGCGGGCGCGATGCCGTCATGAACCGGATCAATGGGGTCATCCTGTTCTCGCCGGATATCGATGTGGATGTGTTTCGGGCCCAGGCCGCACGGGTCGGGCACCTGCCGCAACCCTTCGTGATCTTCACGTCCCAACGGGACCGCGCGCTGAGAATTTCGGCGCGCATCACCGGGTTGCGAGAAAGGGTCGGCAACTTGTCGGTCCCCGATCAGGTGGCCGATTTCGAGGTGACGTTAATTGACGTATCCGCCTTCGAGGGCGGCGTTCGTGACCCGCTGAACCATTTCGCTGGGGCCACGTCACCCGCAGTCGTCCAGATTTTGCGAGAGGTCGCGCAGGTCAACAACGCCTTTGAGCGGGATATAACACAGCAAACGGGCCTGTTGCCGGGCACGATCCTGACGATCCAGAACGCGACGCAAATTCTGTTGAGCCCCGTGAACCTGCGCTAG
- the secB gene encoding protein-export chaperone SecB: MSDASANGDAPQGAAPEAAPQLPKMQILGQFIRDMSFENAAVQNGVVAQGQPDIQVQVALDARKRTTENQYDVIMKLKVDSKTKDEEPKSIFLIELEYGGVFLIENIQEQQLHPFLMIECPRMLFPYVRRIISDVTRDGGYPPLNLDQIDFVALYRQQIAARQAQQPQGTA, encoded by the coding sequence ATGTCCGACGCCTCTGCAAACGGCGACGCACCACAAGGCGCCGCACCGGAAGCTGCGCCGCAACTTCCCAAGATGCAGATCCTGGGCCAATTCATTCGCGATATGTCGTTTGAAAACGCCGCCGTGCAAAACGGTGTCGTGGCTCAAGGCCAGCCCGACATTCAGGTTCAGGTCGCACTCGATGCGCGCAAGCGCACGACGGAAAACCAGTACGACGTGATCATGAAGCTGAAGGTTGACAGCAAGACCAAGGATGAAGAGCCGAAATCCATCTTCCTGATCGAGCTTGAATATGGCGGCGTCTTCCTGATCGAGAATATTCAGGAGCAGCAGCTGCATCCGTTCCTGATGATCGAATGCCCCCGGATGCTGTTTCCCTATGTGCGCCGCATCATCTCGGACGTGACGCGGGATGGCGGTTATCCGCCGCTGAACCTCGATCAGATCGATTTCGTGGCGCTGTATCGTCAACAGATCGCCGCGCGTCAGGCGCAGCAGCCGCAAGGCACTGCGTGA
- a CDS encoding shikimate dehydrogenase, which translates to MTKDTIPLAGVIGDPISHSLSPRLHGHWLKRYGLRGHYVPLHINHADLPEALRVLPRIGFVGVNVTLPHKELVLSLADSVTDRAALIGAANTLTFTAKGQIQADNTDGMGFLSNIRQTLPGWSATAGPALVLGSGGAAKAIVSALVSDGAPVVYVANRTRARADGLKDQFGARVSPTDWTHIPDLIADAALIVNTTSLGMTGQSPLSIDLSRLSPPTVVTDIVYSPLETDLLKEAAARGCETVDGLGMLLHQAVPGFERWFNYTPMVDDDLRTAVLSG; encoded by the coding sequence ATGACCAAAGACACGATCCCCCTCGCTGGCGTTATCGGTGATCCGATTTCCCACTCTCTGTCGCCGCGCCTCCATGGCCACTGGCTGAAGCGCTATGGATTGCGGGGCCATTACGTCCCGCTCCACATCAATCACGCGGACCTGCCGGAAGCGCTTCGGGTGCTGCCACGCATCGGTTTCGTGGGCGTCAATGTGACCCTTCCCCATAAAGAGCTGGTCCTTTCCCTAGCGGATTCCGTGACGGACCGCGCAGCCCTGATCGGGGCGGCGAATACGCTGACATTTACCGCAAAGGGGCAGATCCAAGCCGACAATACCGATGGCATGGGGTTCCTTTCAAACATTCGCCAAACGCTGCCGGGCTGGTCCGCAACAGCGGGGCCCGCGCTCGTCCTGGGCTCGGGCGGGGCGGCCAAGGCAATTGTCTCGGCGCTGGTCTCTGATGGGGCACCTGTTGTGTATGTGGCCAATCGTACCCGCGCCCGTGCAGATGGCCTGAAGGATCAGTTCGGTGCCCGCGTTTCCCCAACAGATTGGACCCATATCCCTGATCTTATCGCCGATGCAGCTTTGATCGTGAATACGACGTCGCTTGGTATGACGGGCCAAAGCCCCCTCTCCATCGACCTTTCACGCCTGTCGCCACCCACGGTTGTCACCGATATCGTTTATTCCCCGCTGGAGACGGACCTTTTGAAAGAGGCCGCGGCCCGAGGGTGCGAGACGGTCGACGGCCTCGGCATGTTGCTCCACCAAGCCGTTCCGGGGTTCGAGCGTTGGTTCAACTATACGCCGATGGTTGATGATGACCTGCGCACGGCTGTTTTATCGGGATGA